The genome window CCGCCAAAGCTTGAGTATAAATCACTCACTTTTGGGCGGTTTAAATTTAAACTTAGTAAAATTTAGTTAAAATCCAAATCTAAATCATCAAAAAGTAAAATAATGCAAAATATCTTAAATTCTATGAAAAATATAGCTGTTGTAGGCTTTAGCCCTAATGAAGCTAAAGCTAGTAATCATGTAGGTTGCTATCTTATAGATATGGGTTTTAATGTCTTTCCTATTTATCCAAAAAGTGGTGAGATAAAAGGTCGAAAAATATATCAAAGTATAGATGAAATTTCAGAAAAAATAGATACTATTGTGATGTTTAGAAAGGCCGAATTTGCCACTGAATTGGCTAAAAAAGCTATAAATTTAGGTGTAAAAAATCTATGGCTTCAGCTAGGAATTGTAAATGATGAGGCTAAGCAAATAGCACAAAATGCAGGATTAAATTTCATACAAGATGCCTGTATAATGATAGAGCATAAAAGGTTTAAAAATGATAAGTCTAAATAAAATTATTCAAGCTAAACGAAATATTGATGGATTTGTGGCTAAAACTCCATTTGGCTTTGCTCCAAAACTAAGCAAGATAGCTGGTGCTGATATATACCTAAAAAAAGAGAATCTTCAAATCACAGGAGCATATAAAGTAAGGGGTGCTTTTAACAAGATTGCAAATTTAGATGATAATGCCAAAAAGTGCGGTGTAGTTGCTGCAAGTGCTGGTAATCACGCTCAAGGCGTAGCAATTAGTGCTAAGCATTTTGGAGTAAAAGCTATAATTATTATGCCAGAGGCTGCTCCGCTTTCAAAAGTATCAGGAACTAAGGCTTTGGGTGCTGAGGTGATATTAAAGGGTAATAATTTTGATGAAGCTTATGCATATGCCTTAGAATATGCTAAAGATAATAATATGAGTTTTATTCATCCATTTGATGATGAATTGGTTCAAGCTGGTCAAGGGACAATAGCTTTAGAAATGCTCGATGAGGTTAGTAATTTAGATTATATGGTCGTGCCTGTAGGTGGTGGTGGTTTGATTAGCGGTGTGGCAAGTTGTGCTAAGCAGATTAATCCTGATATTAAGATTATTGGTGTTAGTGCAAAAGGTGCGCCAGCTATGTTTGAGAGTTTTAAAGATAAGTGCCAGCATAACTCAAAAAGCGTTCGAACTATAGCTGATGGAATTGCTGTAAGGGATGCAAGTCAGATTACTCTATCTCATATTTTAGAGTGCGTAGATGAGATGGTACAAGTAGATGATGAAGAGATAGCAAATGCGATTTTGTATCTTTTAGAGCAGCAAAAGATTATGGTCGAAGGTGCTGGGGCTGTATCTGTGGCTGCAATTTTGGAAGGAAAATTTGAATTTAAAAAGAGCGCTAAAATCGGTGCTATTTTAAGTGGTGGTAATATAGATGTACAAACTTTAAGCATTATTATAGAAAAAGGTTTGCTAAAAAGCCATAGAAAAATGATAATTAATGTTACTTTAATAGATAAACCAGGCGCTCTTATGGCGCTAGGTGATGTGCTTAGAAGTACTGGGGCAAATATTGTTAAGATTGATTATGATAGATTTTCAACCAAGCTAAGTTATGGCGATGCTAAGATTACAATAACTTTAGAGACTAAAGGCAAAGAGCATCAAGATACTATAGAAAAAGCATTAAAAGATGCTGGATATGAGTTTACTCAGGAGTTTTAATTAATTTTTTTGAGCTAAATTTAGATTTAAATTTAGCTCTTATTAGTTATCTTTTGAGCTACGCTTTTGTTTGTTACTTTTTTAATCTCATCAAAACTTGCGTTTTTAATATTCTCAAAGCTTCCAAAATAGTTAATTAATTTAATTATAGAACCTTTTGAAATGCCTAAATTGGCTAATTGGCTACTTTGCATATCGTTTTTTTGCCTAATTTTTTGATGAAAGCTAATGGCAAATCTATGTGCCTCATCACGCAAACGCTGAATAAATTGAAGTTTAATATCATTTGAGTTTAGGCTAAATTTGCCTATATTTGTGCAAATTTTATCATTTGCCTTGCCTTTGGCACGATGGGCCTTAGCGTCTATTTTTTCTTTAGAAATTGCGATTATATCTACATTTGCACCGCTACTTTTAATAATATCATTAGCTAAATTTAGTAGTGCATCGCCTCCATCTATTACCCATAAATCTGGAGCTGATGATTTATCAAAGCTTTTGGCTCTATGAGTTAGCATCTGTTGCATCTGGTCATAATCATTTATATTTTGAAGGTGCATGTGGCGGTATTTTGTCTTATTAAACTCTCCGTTTTCCCACACAACCATAGCTCCAATTGGATTAGAACCAAATAGATGAGAGTTATCAAAAATCTCAATTTTTAATGGTAGATTATTTAGCTCAAATGTCTCTTGAATCTCTCGTGCTAGGGTGTAGTCATTTGTTTTTATATGTTTTTTGATTAATTCAATGGCATTTTGATAAGCTATATTTACTAGCTCTTTTTTTTCACCTATTTTTGGCTGGATGATTTGAAATTTCTTATTATGGCGAGAGTTTAAGATATTTTCTAAAATCTTAGCATCTTCAAGCTTCATATATGTATAAATTTTAGTTGCACCAACTGGTTGGTCTATACTAAAAGCATCTAAAATCATTGTAGAATATAAAGCCTCTAGATCTGATTCTACCATATCTTTAGCCGGTTTTATAGTATGAGTAGATGCGCACACTCTACCATCTCGCACACTAAATCTGACCCCGCAAACAAAGCTACTACTAATATTTACACTAATTACTTCAAAATCTTCTAGTTTAGCTAAATCGATTTGAATTTTAATAGCTGTATCGTTGATTGTTTTTATCTGATCTCTAATCTTAGCAGCCTCTTCAAAATTTTCATTTTGAGCTAAGTTTAGCATTGTTTTTTCTAAATTTGGTATTAAAAGCTCTGGATTTTTAATCTTTTTTATAGCTTCATCTATGATTTTAGCATACTCTTCTTTATTTATTAATCCAAGGCAAGGTGCATGGCAGCGTCCAATTTGATAAAATAAACAGCCCTTTTTTTCTCTTAAACAAGATCTTTTTTGTACTAGTTTAAACTCCAAATACAAAGCTTCTAAAATTTCATTAGCACCTCTAAAAAATGGGCCAAAATATTTAATGCTATTACCTTTAAGCACCTTTCTAGTAATTTCAAATCTAGGAAAATCTACACTTAAATCTACGCAAATATACGGATATGTTTTATCATCTCTAAGTAAAATATTATATTTTGGATGAAGTTGCTTAATAAATGAATTTTCTAATATTAACGCATCTTGTTCGCTTGAAGTTGTAATCCACTCTATATGTATAGCTTCACTTATCATTTTGGCTATTCTAGGGCTTAGTCTTGGGCTAGGTGATGCATCAGCGTTAAAGTAGCTTTTTACTCGATTTTTTAAATTTTTAGCTTTGCCGACATATAAAAGTTTTGAGTTTTTATCAAAATATTGATAAACTCCAGGGCTATTAGGCAGAGATTTTAGTTCATCGATTAGCATTTATAGACTCTCTAAGCTTTTCAAAAAGTGCATAAATTTGCTCATCTTTTGCACTGTTTTTAAATAATCCATCACTTCTTTCTATAAATATAGGCTTTTGTTGTGGTGATACTTCTTGAAAATTTTTTAGTTTTGTAATAAAGATTACTACACTATTTATTGGTTGTAATGCACTATTTGGATTGCTATTAATATAGGTGTTTAATAGGTTTTTTATTTGAAATTTGATACTATCATGATTTAGCTCAAATTTGGCAAGTGGATGTGTAACAGCTATGAATAAAATTCCATCTTTTTGATAGCTAAATTTAATAAGCTTACTCTTAGCTACGCCTAATAAATTTAGTAAATTTCTTGCCTCTTTAGCAGCTTTTAAATTTTTATATTTAGGATCGTTGATAATATGATTAATAATCTCAAAACTTCGCATTTGGCTATTATAGCTGCTTTTTGCTTAATTTTTTTAGTAGGGTGTGGATATAAGTCTGATCCATTTTATACAGATTCGCAGCAAGTAAATGTGGCTAATTGATTTATCAGCCAAATTTAGATAGACTTGCACAAATTTAATTTTAGGATGAGTTATGAAAAATGCAGATATTTTGGTACTAGATTTTGGCTCGCAATATACTCAGCTAATTGCTAGAAGACTTAGAGAACAAGGAGTTTATACTGAGCTTGTACCTTTTAATGCTAGCATAGATACTATAAAAGCAAAAAACCCAAAAGGGATAATTCTAAGTGGTGGCCCAGCAAGTGTATATGATGAAAATGCATATTTTTGTGATGAGGCTATTTTTGAACTTGGACTTCCGATTTTAGGTATTTGCTACGGTATGCAACTAATCGCTCATAAAAATGGCGCAAATGTAGCTCCAGCTGCTCATAAGGAGTATGGTAAGGCAAATATTGAGATTATAAAAGAGTGTGATTTTATGAGCGGAGTGGAGAATAATAGCGTTGTATGGATGAGCCACTCTGATAAGGTAAATGAGTTGCCAAATGGCTTTGAAGTGATTGCTAAAAGTCAAAATAGTGAGTTTTGTGTATTTGGCGATTTTGAGCGTAAAATTTATGCTATGCAGTTTCATCCAGAGGTAGCTCATAGTGAATTTGGTAACGTAATGCTTAAAAACTTTGCTAAGATTTGTGGATGTGAAAGCACATGGAATATGGGAAGCTTTGCTAAAACTCAAATTGCTGCAATTAAAGAAAAAGTAGGCAATGATAAAGTTCTTTGCGCAGTAAGTGGAGGTGTAGATAGCTCGGTTGTAGCAGCACTTTTAGCAACTGCAGTACCTGAGAATTTAATAGTAGTATTTGTAGATAATGGTCTTCTTCGCACAAATGAAGCTAAACAAGTTGAAGAGATGTTTAAGCTAAAACTTGGGGTAAATTTAATCAGCATTGATGCAAGTGATCTATTTTTAGGCCGTTTAAAAGGCGTAACTGATCCAGAGAAAAAACGCAAAATTATCGGTGAGACATTTATTGAAGTTTTTGACGCTGAAGCTAAAAAACACTCTAATGTAAAATATCTAGCTCAAGGAACCCTATATACTGATATTATAGAAAGTAGCGTAGTTGGTGCTTCTAAAACTATTAAGAGTCATCATAATGTAGGCGGGCTACCTGATTGGATGAAATTTGAGCTTATCGAGCCTTTAAGAGAGATTTTTAAAGATGAGGTTAGAGCGCTTGGATTAGAGCTTGGATTGAGTCGTGATGTGGTATTCCGTCATCCATTCCCTGGTCCTGGCCTTGCTATTCGCATTATGGGCGAAGTAAATGAGCCTAGCTTAGAACTACTTAGAAAAGCTGATGTAATACTACGCGAAGAGCTAAAAAGCAGTGGCTGGTATGATAAGACTTGGCAAGCATTTTGCGTGCTTTTAAATGTAAATTCAGTTGGTGTAATGGGCGATAATAGAACATATGAAAATGCTGTTTGTATTCGTGTAGTAGATGCAAGCGATGGTATGACAGCTAGCTTTTCAAGATTGCCATACGATCTATTAGAAAACTGTAGCCGTAGAATTATAAATGAAGTAAATGGAATTAACCGCGTAGTCTATGATATAAGCTCTAAACCACCTGCAACAATTGAGTGGGAGTAAGGAATGACTGCAAAGCAAAATGTGTTGCCTAATTTATTGATAGAAATTGTGGAGTTTTTAAAACAGCAAAATCTGCATTTAAGCCAACAAAGTCGCGATGGACGAATTAACTCCGCTTTTAATGAAGATGAGATTTTTAATCTTTTAGATTCTAATTTCGCGATAAATCGTCCAAATATGCGTGATTGGGTGGATTTTAGTTTTTATGAAAATAATGTGTTTTATCCTGTGAATATCAAGGTCAGCACGACAAAAACGACTGATAATCTAAATTGCAAACTTGGAATTTACTATGCTTTAACAGGTAAAATTCCACCTTTTGGCAATGGAGTAAGCTGGGAAACATACTTTAAAACCCTAAAAGAAAACTTAACAACAAATGATAAGGATTACTACTTTTTAATCATTAATAAAGATAATCCTAGTGATGTATTTGCCACTTCGCTTAAAAGCCTAGAATCTATCTTGCCAAATGGTAATAATTTACCCTTTCAGGCAAAATGGGACAATAATCGCCAAATCATACAAAGAGATTTTGTAGAAGTGAAAGATTTTTTATTAGGCACATTTGAGCAGTCTTTAAAGCTTAGGGCTGATGCGTATTTGCATTTTAGGAAATACTTTTATGAATCTTAATGTTGAAAGCTTGGGGCAAGTTTTTACTCCATCGCATATTGTAAGTGATATGTTAGCCTTAGTGCAGAATAATGGGCGGTTTTTAGAGCCAAGTTGCGGTAATGGGGCATTTTATGAGAATCTACCTAGCAATAAAGTAGGGATTGAGCTAGATTCTAGCATTGCTTGTAAAGGGGCGTTGCAACTTAATTTTTTTAGCTATCCTGTAAGTGAAAAATTTGATACCATTATTGGCAATCCGCCTTATGTGAGATTCCAAGATATTGGGGCTCACACAAAAGAGCTTTTAACGCCCTTTATGTCTATGTTTGATGAAAGAAGTAATTTATATTTGTTTTTTATTTATAAGTGTATTTTGCATTTAAATGATGGTGGGGAGTTAATTTTTATCACACCTAGAGATTTTTTAAAAAGCACTGCGAGTGTGAAGCTTAATGAATTTTTATTTCGCACAGGGAGTATTACGCATTTTGTAGAGTTGGGGGATAGAAAGATTTTTGCAAAAGCCCAGCCAAACTGCATAATATGGCGTTTTGAAAAAGCAAATTTCACGCGTAAAACACAATGCTTAAAAGAATTTTCTTGCATAAATGGTCAAATCTTATTTACAAAAAAGACTTATACCATTCCTTTTAATTCATTATTTTTTGTAAAAGTTGGGGCTGTTAGTGGGGCGGATTCTATCTTTGGAAACGAAAAATGGGGTAATGCAGAATTTGTCGGCTCACAGACTTGCAAAAGCGGTAAAACAAAGAAAATGATATATGGTGAGTATGGTAGGGATTGTGCGTATTTGTGGGGATTTAAAACGCAATTATTACAGCGAAAAATTAAAAAGTTTAATGAAGCAAATTGGTGGGAATGGGGGAGAGATTATCATAAAAGCGAAATGCCCCGCATTTATGTTAATACCAAAACACGCAATAAAAAGCCATTTTTCTTACACCCTTGCAAAGCCTATGATGGCTCAATTTTAGCGATTTTTCCAAAGTTTAAAGTGGATTCTACAATGCTACAAGAAATATGTGATAAGCTAAATGACACAGATTGGCAAGAGCTTGGGTTTGTGTGTGATGGGCGGTTTCTTTTCTCACAAAGAAGTTTGGAAAATGTTATGTTGGATTCTGGGCTTTTTGAAAATATATTAAAATATGTATAAAGAGTATAGTATGCAATCTTTAAGAGGCAAGTTTGCAAAACAAAAATTTATAAAAGAGTATATAGATGTTAAAGTATTGGTATATACCGTTTTACTCAATGGCTATAAGAGATTCAATCAATGCGGTGGAGAGTTGGTAGATAAATATTATCAATTTAGTGCGGTACACAAAGACACTGGGCAAAAAGAAATATTTTATCTTGGTTATGATTGCGGACAACAATTACTAAAGTTATTAAATATTCCTATTGATTCTATAAAGCTTTTTAATCCATTTAAACAAACAATTAATGATGGGTTAAGCGCAATGAGTGATAAAAGTTCTAATATGCCAAAAGATAGGCAAGGCCAACAGACAACATTAGCCAATGAGCTTTTTGATATTATTAACATTATGTATGTGGGTTTAAACTTGAAAGATACTCATATTTTAGATGATATAATTATGAGACTGCGAAAAAATATAGGTGAAAATCCACCTGCTAGTAATTTTGCTTCGGTAAATACAATTCTCAATAAATATGGAACTATATCGGAAATTCTGGAAAGATTACAGAAAAATAATAGACCATTTAAAACATTTAATTTTTCACAGTCAAGAGCTTATTTAAAAGAATATTTGATAAAAAATAATAAAGAAAATCAAAATATAAACTTTTAAGCATTATTAAGCATTGCTAGATTTTAGAACTTTTGCAAATTTACACAAAATGGATAAAGTGATTAAGAGTGAAAGGGTATAAAACCACCTAATGGTAGGCATTGGAGATGTAGTTTAAAGGAGCTTGACAAGTTGCAAGAAGCAGGGCTAATTGAATGGAGTAAAAATAATAATCCACGCAAGAAAGTTTATGTAAATGAATGTAAGGGCAAAAAGATACAAGATATTTGGGAGTTTAAAGACTCTCAAAATCCAGCCTATCCTACTGAAAAAAATAGAGTAATGCTAAGGCGTATTATCGCTATGTCATCAAATGAAGATTCTATGGTTATGGATTGCTTTTGTGGCGGGGGTGGATTTTTACAAGAAGCCCTAAAATTAGGCAGAAAATTCATCGGCATTGATGAAAGCATTGAAGCAATAAAACTGAATCAAAAATGGATAAAAGAAAGTGAAAATTGTTTGTCTAGTGGCAATATTGCTTTGATTAATAAATTTATTATAGAATAGCAGGCATAAATTGCGTAGTATATGATATAAGCTCTAAACCACCTGCGACAATTGAGTGGGAGTAATTATTTGATATTTTCAGTCTTGTTATAAGACTGAAAATATATACCAACTACAAATTTATACGCTATTTATTTTTGAAT of Campylobacter vicugnae contains these proteins:
- a CDS encoding CoA-binding protein; protein product: MQNILNSMKNIAVVGFSPNEAKASNHVGCYLIDMGFNVFPIYPKSGEIKGRKIYQSIDEISEKIDTIVMFRKAEFATELAKKAINLGVKNLWLQLGIVNDEAKQIAQNAGLNFIQDACIMIEHKRFKNDKSK
- the ilvA gene encoding threonine ammonia-lyase is translated as MISLNKIIQAKRNIDGFVAKTPFGFAPKLSKIAGADIYLKKENLQITGAYKVRGAFNKIANLDDNAKKCGVVAASAGNHAQGVAISAKHFGVKAIIIMPEAAPLSKVSGTKALGAEVILKGNNFDEAYAYALEYAKDNNMSFIHPFDDELVQAGQGTIALEMLDEVSNLDYMVVPVGGGGLISGVASCAKQINPDIKIIGVSAKGAPAMFESFKDKCQHNSKSVRTIADGIAVRDASQITLSHILECVDEMVQVDDEEIANAILYLLEQQKIMVEGAGAVSVAAILEGKFEFKKSAKIGAILSGGNIDVQTLSIIIEKGLLKSHRKMIINVTLIDKPGALMALGDVLRSTGANIVKIDYDRFSTKLSYGDAKITITLETKGKEHQDTIEKALKDAGYEFTQEF
- the uvrC gene encoding excinuclease ABC subunit UvrC; protein product: MLIDELKSLPNSPGVYQYFDKNSKLLYVGKAKNLKNRVKSYFNADASPSPRLSPRIAKMISEAIHIEWITTSSEQDALILENSFIKQLHPKYNILLRDDKTYPYICVDLSVDFPRFEITRKVLKGNSIKYFGPFFRGANEILEALYLEFKLVQKRSCLREKKGCLFYQIGRCHAPCLGLINKEEYAKIIDEAIKKIKNPELLIPNLEKTMLNLAQNENFEEAAKIRDQIKTINDTAIKIQIDLAKLEDFEVISVNISSSFVCGVRFSVRDGRVCASTHTIKPAKDMVESDLEALYSTMILDAFSIDQPVGATKIYTYMKLEDAKILENILNSRHNKKFQIIQPKIGEKKELVNIAYQNAIELIKKHIKTNDYTLAREIQETFELNNLPLKIEIFDNSHLFGSNPIGAMVVWENGEFNKTKYRHMHLQNINDYDQMQQMLTHRAKSFDKSSAPDLWVIDGGDALLNLANDIIKSSGANVDIIAISKEKIDAKAHRAKGKANDKICTNIGKFSLNSNDIKLQFIQRLRDEAHRFAISFHQKIRQKNDMQSSQLANLGISKGSIIKLINYFGSFENIKNASFDEIKKVTNKSVAQKITNKS
- the guaA gene encoding glutamine-hydrolyzing GMP synthase, coding for MKNADILVLDFGSQYTQLIARRLREQGVYTELVPFNASIDTIKAKNPKGIILSGGPASVYDENAYFCDEAIFELGLPILGICYGMQLIAHKNGANVAPAAHKEYGKANIEIIKECDFMSGVENNSVVWMSHSDKVNELPNGFEVIAKSQNSEFCVFGDFERKIYAMQFHPEVAHSEFGNVMLKNFAKICGCESTWNMGSFAKTQIAAIKEKVGNDKVLCAVSGGVDSSVVAALLATAVPENLIVVFVDNGLLRTNEAKQVEEMFKLKLGVNLISIDASDLFLGRLKGVTDPEKKRKIIGETFIEVFDAEAKKHSNVKYLAQGTLYTDIIESSVVGASKTIKSHHNVGGLPDWMKFELIEPLREIFKDEVRALGLELGLSRDVVFRHPFPGPGLAIRIMGEVNEPSLELLRKADVILREELKSSGWYDKTWQAFCVLLNVNSVGVMGDNRTYENAVCIRVVDASDGMTASFSRLPYDLLENCSRRIINEVNGINRVVYDISSKPPATIEWE
- a CDS encoding restriction endonuclease, with the translated sequence MLPNLLIEIVEFLKQQNLHLSQQSRDGRINSAFNEDEIFNLLDSNFAINRPNMRDWVDFSFYENNVFYPVNIKVSTTKTTDNLNCKLGIYYALTGKIPPFGNGVSWETYFKTLKENLTTNDKDYYFLIINKDNPSDVFATSLKSLESILPNGNNLPFQAKWDNNRQIIQRDFVEVKDFLLGTFEQSLKLRADAYLHFRKYFYES
- a CDS encoding Eco57I restriction-modification methylase domain-containing protein, coding for MNLNVESLGQVFTPSHIVSDMLALVQNNGRFLEPSCGNGAFYENLPSNKVGIELDSSIACKGALQLNFFSYPVSEKFDTIIGNPPYVRFQDIGAHTKELLTPFMSMFDERSNLYLFFIYKCILHLNDGGELIFITPRDFLKSTASVKLNEFLFRTGSITHFVELGDRKIFAKAQPNCIIWRFEKANFTRKTQCLKEFSCINGQILFTKKTYTIPFNSLFFVKVGAVSGADSIFGNEKWGNAEFVGSQTCKSGKTKKMIYGEYGRDCAYLWGFKTQLLQRKIKKFNEANWWEWGRDYHKSEMPRIYVNTKTRNKKPFFLHPCKAYDGSILAIFPKFKVDSTMLQEICDKLNDTDWQELGFVCDGRFLFSQRSLENVMLDSGLFENILKYV
- a CDS encoding DNA methyltransferase, encoding MKPPNGRHWRCSLKELDKLQEAGLIEWSKNNNPRKKVYVNECKGKKIQDIWEFKDSQNPAYPTEKNRVMLRRIIAMSSNEDSMVMDCFCGGGGFLQEALKLGRKFIGIDESIEAIKLNQKWIKESENCLSSGNIALINKFIIE
- a CDS encoding GMP synthase (glutamine-hydrolyzing); this translates as MNCVVYDISSKPPATIEWE